The proteins below come from a single Gemmatimonadales bacterium genomic window:
- the purH gene encoding bifunctional phosphoribosylaminoimidazolecarboxamide formyltransferase/IMP cyclohydrolase, which translates to MPRALISLSDKRGAVEFAAGLAKLGWDIVSTGGTAHVIGKGGVPVTTVEQVTGFPEMMDGRVKTLHPAVHGGLLARRKVQGDLDALSAHGITPIDLVAVNLYPFRETIARPNTSFDDAIEQIDIGGPSMLRSAAKNHESVTVVVDPMDYGRVLDALRKGGPDAAMRRELAAKAFTHTAAYDGAIAAYVAQGSAGELPPTVVLVLERHQALRYGENPHQHAAFYGTGEPGGLASLSQLSGKELSFNNLLDVDAALTAVGAFPGEVACAIIKHTTPCGLAIGRNPAEAYASAAATDPTSAFGSVVGFNTVVTTEAAEAMADLFIEVVVAPRFQPEAAAVLARKKNLRVVEVPSSDEGALDFKRVRSGFLVQERLRHDLDESGWKVPTKRSPTDEELVDLRFAWAAVLSVKSNAILLARGRRAIGIGAGQMSRVDSSMLAIHKAKAAKHETKGCVLASDAFFPFLDGVEAAAEAGVRAIIQPGGSVRDAEVIAAADEHGMAMIMTGVRQFRH; encoded by the coding sequence ATGCCTCGCGCGCTGATCTCGCTATCCGACAAGCGCGGCGCGGTGGAGTTCGCCGCCGGTCTCGCGAAGCTGGGGTGGGACATCGTCTCCACCGGCGGAACGGCGCACGTCATCGGCAAGGGCGGCGTGCCCGTCACCACCGTGGAGCAGGTGACGGGCTTCCCGGAGATGATGGACGGCCGAGTGAAGACGCTGCACCCCGCGGTGCACGGCGGCCTCCTGGCGCGGCGCAAGGTGCAGGGCGACCTCGACGCGCTCAGCGCTCACGGCATCACTCCGATCGACCTCGTCGCCGTCAACCTCTACCCGTTCCGCGAGACGATCGCGCGGCCCAATACGTCGTTCGACGACGCGATCGAGCAGATAGACATCGGCGGACCATCCATGCTGCGCTCCGCCGCCAAGAACCACGAGTCGGTGACCGTCGTGGTGGACCCCATGGACTACGGCCGGGTGCTGGACGCACTCCGGAAGGGCGGGCCTGATGCGGCGATGCGCCGTGAGCTGGCAGCGAAGGCGTTCACGCACACCGCCGCTTACGACGGCGCCATCGCCGCGTACGTCGCCCAGGGGAGCGCGGGCGAGCTCCCGCCGACGGTCGTGCTCGTCCTGGAGCGCCACCAAGCGCTGCGCTACGGCGAGAACCCGCACCAGCACGCCGCGTTCTACGGAACCGGCGAGCCCGGCGGCCTGGCGTCGCTCTCGCAGCTCTCGGGCAAGGAGCTGTCATTCAACAACCTTCTCGACGTGGACGCGGCCCTCACGGCGGTGGGAGCTTTTCCCGGCGAGGTAGCCTGCGCCATCATCAAGCACACCACTCCCTGCGGCCTCGCGATCGGACGGAACCCGGCGGAGGCGTACGCGAGCGCCGCCGCTACCGACCCCACGTCCGCCTTCGGCTCGGTCGTCGGGTTCAACACCGTCGTCACGACCGAGGCGGCCGAGGCGATGGCGGACCTCTTCATCGAGGTCGTCGTGGCGCCGCGCTTCCAGCCCGAAGCGGCCGCGGTCCTCGCCCGGAAGAAGAACCTGCGCGTGGTCGAGGTGCCGAGCTCCGACGAGGGTGCACTGGATTTCAAGCGGGTGCGGAGCGGGTTCCTGGTGCAGGAGCGCCTGCGGCACGACCTGGACGAGAGCGGATGGAAGGTCCCCACGAAACGGTCGCCAACCGACGAAGAGCTCGTCGACCTGCGCTTCGCCTGGGCCGCGGTGCTGAGCGTGAAATCGAACGCGATCCTGCTCGCCAGGGGCCGCCGGGCGATAGGGATAGGCGCCGGGCAGATGAGCCGGGTGGACAGCTCGATGCTGGCGATACACAAGGCGAAGGCCGCGAAACACGAGACCAAGGGCTGTGTGCTCGCGTCCGACGCCTTCTTCCCGTTCCTTGATGGAGTCGAGGCTGCGGCGGAAGCGGGGGTGCGCGCGATCATCCAGCCCGGCGGCTCGGTGCGGGACGCCGAAGTGATCGCCGCGGCGGACGAGCATGGGATGGCGATGATCATGACCGGGGTGAGGCAGTTCAGGCACTAG